The region CCCATTCTCGACATCGCCGACCTGCGCCGGCTGAAGGCGACGCTCAAAGTCCCAGAGTCGAAGATCTTCATCGTCACAAATGGCATGCCGGTGCTGCTCAAGTTTGACGCCCTGCCCGGCGAAACCTTTGAGGGCAGCGTTACGCGCATCGATCAGTACGTAGATCCCGCGACGCGCACCAGCAACGTCGAGATAGCGCTCGACAACGAGAAACAGGCCGGCGGCAGACTTCGCCCTGGCATGTTCGGACAGGCCTTTATCGTGGAAAAACAATTCCGCAACGCCATCACGGTACCCGAGAGCGCACTTCGCAGTAGCGAAAAGGGCTACTACGTCCTGCTGGTCAAAGACGGCAAGGCGGAGATGCGCGAAGTCGAGACCGGCGTCCGGGAAAACTCCCGCGTGCAGATCACCAAAGGGCTGGTCTCCGGCGACGAGGTCATCACCTTCGGCGGCAACAACCTCAACAGCGGCGAAGAGGTTACTGCGCAGAACTGATCTTATTTCTGCCTTCATATTTTGCAAAAGAGCGGGTGCGGCGAGATCGCCGCACCCGCCATGTTCATATAAGGCTATAACATAGCCTCCTTAGTGCAATACTAAAAATTTATCAGACGCGCAATGGCCTCTTCGACCGTTCGATTCAACGTCTGTTTATGAAGCCGCGAAAATATGGCGAGCTGTCTATGCAGTTCCGGCTTGATACGAACATTAAAGCTGCCCTTATATATCTTTTCCGGCTCTTTACCAAGTTCTTTACAGCTTTCGAGATAGTCGTCCACCGCCTCCATGAAATCCTTTTTCAAACACTCCGCGCTGGCCCCTTCAAAGGTCACATGGTCGGCAATCCCCTCTATTCTCCCATGGAATACTTCGTCCGCCGCCGAATACTCCACGCTTCCGTAATAACCTTTATACTCCAGCATATTGTTCATATTATCCCCTCCTCTTTAAGTTCGGCGATCAGCTCTTTTATCTGGTACTCTAACAGCTCTTTTCGCGGGTGTGGCTTATGCATACTGAATATCTTTGTTCCACGATAAAATTTTATTCTCGATCCGCTCGTTTTTCCGCTGTTTGATAATATATATCCATATGCCGCAAGCAAAGTTTGTACTTCCTCAAAAGTAAAGTCCTTTGGCCTGTTTTGAAGCCTTTCCAGCAACTTTTCAATTCTTCCCATCTTCCCACCGCCCGTTTACAGTATAGCGCCGTTTTTAATTTTTGCAACTGAAAAATAGTTGCAATTTATTTTCCCGCCGTCCGCCGCCCTCTGTCTCTCAGTCTCAGGATATTTCACAATACGCCGCACCTTTTAGAAAAAATTCCTCTGATATGTGTTATTATAATAGGCGATTTTTAATAATGAGATCTCCTGCGCAGGGGAATGCGGTGTGACTCCGCAGCGGCCCCGCCACTGTTACCGGCAACGGAAGTCAGGATACCTGCTCGGAGGGACGGATGTTATGCGCGGGCGTTTCTCATCCAGAAGATGAAAGATTTGAAGGGAGCCGCGGGCTCCCTTTTATTTTTATATAAAGGGGTATCGCTCTGTTGAAGTCATTTCTTCGCCTGTTTATATTTCTCTCGCTCGTCTTGATATTTTCCCCCTCGGCGGAGGCCTCTCCCAAGAGGATCGTTTCGCTGACGCCGGTCGGCACCGAGATACTCTTCGCGCTCGGACAGGGGGACAACGTCATCGGCGTTACAAACTACTGCGACTACCCGCCGGAGGCGCTCAAAAAGCCGAAGATCGGCGGCTACGCCGAGGTGAATTTTGAGACGCTGCTCTCCAAAAAGGCCGACCTTCTCGTGCTTCAGGACATGCACCTTCAATTCAAGGACGACCTGAAAAGGCTTAAGATACCCTACGTCATCGTGCGCCAGGAGAGCCTCGGCGACATTTACGATTCGGTCACGGAGCTGGGCAAAGTCTGCGGCGCGCAGAAAAGGGCCGCGGAGCTGACGGCGAAGATGAAGGCCGAAATCGCCGCCGTCCGGGCAAAGGTCAGGGGACTGCCGTCGCCCTCCGTGCTGCTCTGCGTATCCCGCGAACTCTCTGAGGAGCGGATATCCGTCTTCTACGCCGCGGGCGAAAAGACCTTTTACAACGAACTCATCGCCCTCGCGGGGGGAAAGAACGCGCTGACCGGCGAAAAAAGCGGCTATCCCTATCCCAAAATATCGCAGGAGGGACTCGCCGCCCTCAACCCGGAGATAATAATAGACCTCGTCGGTGAGCGCACCTTCTATCACGCGATGGAACATATCGACATGGATAAGGTCTTCAACGAAAAATACCTTAAAGGCCAGTGGCTCGCGGGGACCAAAGTGAGGGCCGTACGCGGCGGGCGTATCGCCGTCCTCGACGGCACCGTCTACCTGCGCCCGGGACCGCGGCTGCCGGAGATACTCAGAGCCTTCGCGAAGGCCATACATCCCGAGGTGAAATGGTGAACCCTCTCATAGAGGTGCGCGGGCTCTCCTATTCCATCGGCGAACGCGCCATCCTCTCCGACATCTCCTTCTCCGTGGCGCGCGGCGGCTTCCTCGCCGTCATCGGCCCCAACGGCGCCGGCAAAAGCACGCTGCTCAAGTGCGTCGGCGGCCTGCGCCCCGGCGCGGCGGGCGAGGTCATGATCGAGGGACGGAGCATCGCTCAGATGACGGAGCGCGAACGGGCGCGGCGCATCGCCTGGCTCCATCAGAACGGCGGCGACACGCTTCCCTTCACCGTCCGCCGATTCGCGATGATGTCGCGTTACCCGTGGCGGCCAGTGCTCAGCGGCGAATCCGAGGAAGACCGCCGCGTTGTGGATGAGGCGCTCGCGCGTGCCGGCGTAGAAGGACTCGCGGAACGCAGCCTCGACACCCTCTCCGGCGGCGAACGCCAGCGGGCGCTGCTGGCCGCCGCGCTCGCGCAGGGCACGGACATCCTCTTTCTCGACGAGCCGACAAGTTTTCTCGACTACCGCCAGCAGGTGGAGATGATGGCGCTCGTGGAGGGGATAAACAGGGAGGGTATGACGGTGCTCATGGTGACCCATGACATAAACCTCGCGCTTCACGGAAGCGGCGGCATCCTCGCGATAAAAGATGGCCGCGCGCGCTGGCACGGGACGACGGACAATCTGCTCGGCGGCTCCGCGCTCGCCGATATCTTTGACACGGAATTTGAATTCTTCCGCCGCGGGGAACAGCGGCGTCCCTACGCGGTGCCAAGGGGGTTTGTCTCCTGATGAATAAAAAAATATTCCTGCTGCTCCTGCTCTCCGCCGCCGTCGTCTGCGCCGCCCCATTCGTCGGCGCGCACGCCCTATCCCCCGCGGATATCTTTGGCGGCGCGGACAGCGCCGCGGCGCAGATACTATGGGAGCTCCGCCTGCCGCGCGTGCTGCTCGGCTGGCTCATCGGCGCCACCCTAGCCGTCTGCGGGCTCATCTTCCAGGCGCTCTTCAGAAACCCGCTCGCCTCGCCCGACATGCTCGGCGTCTCCATGGGCGCGGCCTTCGGCGCGGTGCTATACATACGCCTCGGCCTCACCCTCTCCCTCTTCGGACTCATCCAGGGCATCTCCCTGGCGGCCTTCGGCGGAGCCTTTCTCGCGATAATGGCGCTCTACCTGGCCGGCAGCCTGCGGCGGGGCGGGATGTCGCTCGCCTCCCTGCTGCTCGCGGGCGTCGCGCTTAACTTCCTCTTCGGCAGCCTCAACATGATCATCCAATACAGCGGCGGCTACACAGACACCTTCCGTATGATGCGCTGGACGATGGGCGGCCTGCAGACCGTCGGCTTCGTCTCCTCGCTGGCCTCCCTGCCGGGGCTCGTCCTCATCCTGCTAATCGGCTGGCTCACGGGTCCGCAGCTCGACCTCTTCGTCTGCGGCGAAGAGATGGCCGCGAGCCGCGGCGTCTCGGTGAAAGGGCTGCGCAAGCTGCTCTTCCTCTCCGTATCCCTCGTCGTGGGCGTCAGCGTGGCGCTCAGCGGCCCCATCGGTTTCGTCGGCCTCATGTGCCCGCATATCTGCCGCCGCATCACCGGCAGCGCACACCGCGAGCTGACCGTCGCCTGCGCGCTCTTCGGCGGAGCCTTCCTCGTGCTCTGCGACACCGCGGCGCGCCTCCTATGGTCGCCGGCGGAGATACCGGTGGGGATAATCACCTCCTGCCTCGGTTCAATATTCTTCCTCTGGCTGCTCATAAAGGGGGGACGCTGAGATGAGAAGACTCCGCTTCCCCGGCGTCAGGCTCGGCGGCACCTCATGGGTCGTCGAGGGCAGCTTCGCCGACAACCTGCGGGAGCTCTCGCGCGAGACGCAGGACATGCAGTTCGTGCTCTTCGACAGCCAATACGGCTCCAATATACCGTCTAAAGAAGAGGTAGCCCGGCTCGCGGAGCTGAAAGAGGAGCTGGGAATGAGCTGTATCGTCCACTTTCCCCACGACATCTGCCTCTCGCCGGAGGCGGCGGAACGCAGACGCTGTGAGGACTCCTGCCTGCGTATGATGGAGCTCTTCGCGCCGCTCGCTCCCTTCGCCTGGATACTCCACCTCGACGGCGAGCAATACGGCGCCTATCCCAGCGCCGACATGGAGGGCTGGCTTGAAAAGACACGCCGCTCCGTAGAACGGCTCGCCGCCGCGGCGCGTGACAAAAGCGAAATTTGCGCCGAGACGCTGGACTATAACTTCCGCTTCGTCTATCCTCTGGTCGTCGAACAGGGCCTCTCCGTCTGCCTCGACATCGGCCATCTCGTGCGCTACGGCCACCCCGTGCTCGAACAGATGGAGAGCTATCTGCCCCGGACTCGCGTGATCCATATCCACGGCGTAAAACCGGACGGCACCGACCATCAGGACATGAGCTGGTTCGATCCAACGCTTTTCCGTGAGGTGATAAAAAGGCTCGGCGCCGACGGCAGAGAGCGTGTGATGACGCTCGAAGTCTTTGAAGACAACTATGAAAAATCTTTGGCAGCAATAGAAAAAATGATGGGAGCGTAATAAAACATGCTGGATTACATGAATCAGGGCGGAAGCATCATGTGGATAATCGGCGCGCTGTCGCTTATCGCGGCGGCGATCGCGGTGGAGCGGATCATCTTCTTCCACAAAGCCGCCACCGATCCCGAAAAGCTGGAGGCGGCCTTCGGCAAGGCCGTAGCCGAGGGCGACGTCAAAGAGGCCTGGCGCGTGGCCGAATCCTCCGACAGCTCTATGAACCGCCTCTTTAAGGTATCGCTCGCCCACTGGAATATCGGCACGGAGGACATGAAACTCCTCACGGAACAGCAGATACGCCGCGAGATCTACCGCTGGGAAAAACACATCTACATACTGGAGATGATCGGTAAGATCGCGCCGCTGCTCGGGCTGCTCGGCACCGTGCTCGGTATGGTCGAGATGTTCCAGTCGCTGCACCTCGGCGGACAGATAAGCGCCGCCGCCGTCACCGGCGGCATCTGGAAGGCGCTCTTCACCACCGTCGCCGGCCTCACGGTGGCCATCCCGACGATATTCGTCTGCGGCCTGCTCAACTCGCGCATCGACAGCGAGGACGAAACTCTGCGCAGAGGCGCTGACTTCCTCCTGCGCGAACACATAGCCGCTGGCGGCGGTAAAGATGGCGGGACGCAGAAATAGACGCCACGCGGAGATAGACATCACTCCGCTCATCGACGTCCTCTTCATGCTCATCATCTTCTTCGTCCTCACGGCCTCCTTCGTGCAGGGCAAGCTCGACGTACAGCTCCCCTCCGGCGAGGGAAGCTCCGCCGACATGCAGGGGGCGGTGTTCGTCACCGTCGCCGCCAACCGGAAGATATTCTGGAACGGACGGGAAGTTACGAGGGAAGAGCTCAAAAAACTCGCCTCCGCCGCGAACGGCCGTGAAATGCTCGTCGCGGGAGACGAAAAAGTCCCCTACGGCGAAGTCGCCGCGCTGCTCTCGCTGCTGCGTAAAGAGGGCATCACCTCCGCCGGCCTCATGCTCTCGGGAGAGGGAGCACAATGACATTTCTCTCCGGCGAACGCGGAAGATGGGCGGCGGCGCTGCTGATATCCCTGCTGCTGCACTGCGCCCTGATATTCATCTTCGGCGGCGCGAAGGCCGAAAAAAAGCCGGAACCGGTAATGAACGTGAAACTCGTATTCGCCCCCGCCGCCGCGGGTAATAAGGGCGGCGGCTCCGGCGGCGGAAAGACTGTGGAAAAGAAAGTGCCGCAGCCTAAAAAAGAACAGGCAGTAAAGCCGGTATCCAAACAGCCCACAGTGAAAAAGAAAAAAGAGGCCCCCATAAAAGAGATCTCCGCGCGCCCCGCGGAGAACAAAGAGACGGCTGCCAACGCTCCCGCCGAAACGGCGGCGGCCACAGACGGCGCGGAAGAGGGAAACGGAACGGACGGCGGAAGCGGCACAGGCGGCGGCGGCACGGGGGCGGGCTCCGGTTCAGGAGAAGAGGGCGGTATCGCCGACGTCAATTCGCTTGAAGTGACACACAAGGTACTGCCGGACTACCCCGCCTTCTCACGCAAACGCAAAGAGGAGGGCACCGCCGTGATAATCGCCGCCGTGGAAAATGGCCGCGTGCAAAGCGTTGAGATAGAAAAGACAAGCGGCTACGACCGTCTGGACAACTCCGCGCTGCGCGCGGTCAGAGGGTGGCGCTTCCGCCACGAAGGACGCATACGTGTAAGGATACCATTTGTATTTAAAATAAGATAACCGTATCTTAATTATTTAAGCTATATAATATCAGCGTAGCTGTGCCTGCCATAAAATACCCGTAAAATAATGGCGGTGTCATCTCCATAGAGACGGTATAAAACGATATAGTTATCGACAGCCGCCTTACGATATCCTTTAGACGACAAGAAAACATCTTCACAAAGGGGATACAACCTCGGATTGGATAATACTTTCCCGTAACAAGCTTCAAGTTTGGAGATAAAAGAGCTCGCCGCCGCCGGGCTTTGCAGATAGTTGACCATATAGCCGATGATCCCGTCAATATCATCCTCCGCGTCTTCGGCTATCAAAAGCCTACAAGCCATATTTCGACCTCGCGGCATCCAGTGATTTAAGCGCCTCTTTTACCCGCCCTTCGGCGATCGATTTTTCGGCCTCGCTGATTTTTCGATATACCATACTCATGTAGTCATATTTTTCATAAGTTTCCACACTCATAATGACCATGTCCCCATAGCCATTTTTCGTGATGAAAATAGGCTCGGAAGCGCTTTTGCACATCTCTGAAATCTCGCTTGTCTTCTTCAGCTCACTGATCGGGATAATTCTCGGCACCTTATTCTCTCCTTTAAATACCATATTTATGGTATAACTATACTATATAAATATAATAATTAAGCATGCTATCCTAAAAATAATGACACGAGAATACCGGTAAAATATTCACAAATGTCAGATAAAAGAAAAATATTGACGAAAGCCCCGCATTGAGCGTATCATAAACTCGAAATCAAATAGTGATGCAGATGCTCGGGAATCAGGTGCAAATCCTGAACGGCCCCGCCACTGTAACCGCGACGAAACCGCGACGCCACTGAGAACATCGTTCTCGGGAAGGCGCGGATAGGCGGCGAAGCAGCGAGAAACAAGCTGTGTAAGCGCCTATGCAGAGCAGAATCTATGCTTTGCAGGAGGATGAACGGAAGCCAGGAGACCGGTTTGCATGGAAGTTGTGGCAATCTCTGCGCGGGCGGAGGTTGTCAGGTGCGTTTAGAGACATGCTATCTATCCGTCGACAACTTTTGCAAGACCGCCCGCGCGCGGTCTTTTTTTATTGCCCGCGCAAACTTTATCCAGAAGGGAAGCAGTAATATGAACGAAACAGAGGTGAAAATGAGCGGATTTCCGCCGGTCTCCTTTGAAGAGTTTTCCGTTCCCACGCGCGAAGAGTGGTACAACGAGGCTGTGGCGGCTCTCAAAGGCGCGCCCTTTGACAAAAGGATGTTCACGCCGACCTACGAAGGCATCACCCTCGAACTCCTCACGGAACAGCAGATACGCCGCGAGATCTACCGCTGGGAAAAACACATCTACATACTGGAGATGATCGGTAAGATCGCGCCGCTGCTCGGGCTGCTCGGCACCGTGCTCGGTATGGTCGAGATGTTCCAGTCGCTGCACCTCGGCGGACAGATAAGCGCCGCCGCCGTCACCGGCGGCATCTGGAAGGCGCTCTTCACCACCGTCGCCGGCCTCACGGTGGCCATCCCGACGATATTCGTCTGCGGCCTGCTCAACTCGCGCATCGACAGCGAGGACGAAACTCTGCGCAGAGGCGCTGACTTCCTCCTGCGCGAACACATAGCCGCTGGCGGCGGTAAAGATGGCGGGACGCAGAAATAGACGCCACGCGGAGATAGACATCACTCCGCTCATCGACGTCCTCTTCATGCTCATCATCTTCTTCGTCCTCACGGCCTCCTTCGTGCAGGGCAAGCTCGACGTACAGCTCCCCTCCGGCGAGGGAAGCTCCGCCGACATGCAGGGGGCGGTGTTCGTCACCGTCGCCGCCAACCGGAAGATATTCTGGAACGGACGGGAAGTTACGAGGGAAGAGCTCAAAAAACTCGCCTCCGCCGCGAACGGCCGTGAAATGCTCGTCGCGGGAGACGAAAAAGTCCCCTACGGCGAAGTCGCCGCGCTGCTCTCGCTGCTGCGTAAAGAGGGCATCACCTCCGCCGGCCTCATGCTCTCGGGAGAGGGAGCACAATGACATTTCTCTCCGGCGAACGCGGAAGATGGGCGGCGGCGCTGCTGATATCCCTGCTGCTGCACTGCGCCCTGATATTCATCTTCGGCGGCGCGAAGGCCGAAAAAAAGCCGGAACCGGTAATGAACGTGAAACTCGTATTCGCCCCCGCCGCCGCGGGTAATAAGGGCGGCGGCTCCGGCGGCGGAAAGACTGTGGAAAAGAAAGTGCCGCAGCCTAAAAAAGAACAGGCAGTAAAGCCGGTATCCAAACAGCCCACAGTGAAAAAGAAAAAAGAGGCCCCCATAAAAGAGATCTCCGCGCGCCCCGCGGAGAACAAAGAGACGGCTGCCAACGCTCCCGCCGAAACGGCGGCGGCCACAGACGGCGCGGAAGAGGGAAACGGAACGGACGGCGGAAGCGGCACAGGCGGCGGCGGCACGGGGGCGGGCTCCGGTTCAGGAGAAGAGGGCGGTATCGCCGACGTCAATTCGCTTGAAGTGACACACAAGGTACTGCCGGACTACCCCGCCTTCTCACGCAAACGCAAAGAGGAGGGCACCGCCGTGATAATCGCCGCCGTGGAAAATGGCCGCGTGCAAAGCGTTGAGATAGAAAAGACAAGCGGCTACGACCGTCTGGACAACTCCGCGCTGCGCGCGGTCAGAGGGTGGCGCTTCCGCCACGAAGGACGCATACGTGTAAGGATACCATTTGTATTTAAAATAAGATAACCGTATCTTAATTATTTAAGCTATATAATATCAGCGTAGCTGTGCCTGCCATAAAATACCCGTAAAATAATGGCGGTGT is a window of Cloacibacillus sp. DNA encoding:
- a CDS encoding efflux RND transporter periplasmic adaptor subunit, yielding PILDIADLRRLKATLKVPESKIFIVTNGMPVLLKFDALPGETFEGSVTRIDQYVDPATRTSNVEIALDNEKQAGGRLRPGMFGQAFIVEKQFRNAITVPESALRSSEKGYYVLLVKDGKAEMREVETGVRENSRVQITKGLVSGDEVITFGGNNLNSGEEVTAQN
- a CDS encoding type II toxin-antitoxin system HicB family antitoxin; this translates as MNNMLEYKGYYGSVEYSAADEVFHGRIEGIADHVTFEGASAECLKKDFMEAVDDYLESCKELGKEPEKIYKGSFNVRIKPELHRQLAIFSRLHKQTLNRTVEEAIARLINF
- a CDS encoding type II toxin-antitoxin system HicA family toxin — its product is MGRIEKLLERLQNRPKDFTFEEVQTLLAAYGYILSNSGKTSGSRIKFYRGTKIFSMHKPHPRKELLEYQIKELIAELKEEGII
- a CDS encoding helical backbone metal receptor, whose translation is MKSFLRLFIFLSLVLIFSPSAEASPKRIVSLTPVGTEILFALGQGDNVIGVTNYCDYPPEALKKPKIGGYAEVNFETLLSKKADLLVLQDMHLQFKDDLKRLKIPYVIVRQESLGDIYDSVTELGKVCGAQKRAAELTAKMKAEIAAVRAKVRGLPSPSVLLCVSRELSEERISVFYAAGEKTFYNELIALAGGKNALTGEKSGYPYPKISQEGLAALNPEIIIDLVGERTFYHAMEHIDMDKVFNEKYLKGQWLAGTKVRAVRGGRIAVLDGTVYLRPGPRLPEILRAFAKAIHPEVKW
- a CDS encoding ABC transporter ATP-binding protein, with the translated sequence MNPLIEVRGLSYSIGERAILSDISFSVARGGFLAVIGPNGAGKSTLLKCVGGLRPGAAGEVMIEGRSIAQMTERERARRIAWLHQNGGDTLPFTVRRFAMMSRYPWRPVLSGESEEDRRVVDEALARAGVEGLAERSLDTLSGGERQRALLAAALAQGTDILFLDEPTSFLDYRQQVEMMALVEGINREGMTVLMVTHDINLALHGSGGILAIKDGRARWHGTTDNLLGGSALADIFDTEFEFFRRGEQRRPYAVPRGFVS
- a CDS encoding iron ABC transporter permease, which translates into the protein MNKKIFLLLLLSAAVVCAAPFVGAHALSPADIFGGADSAAAQILWELRLPRVLLGWLIGATLAVCGLIFQALFRNPLASPDMLGVSMGAAFGAVLYIRLGLTLSLFGLIQGISLAAFGGAFLAIMALYLAGSLRRGGMSLASLLLAGVALNFLFGSLNMIIQYSGGYTDTFRMMRWTMGGLQTVGFVSSLASLPGLVLILLIGWLTGPQLDLFVCGEEMAASRGVSVKGLRKLLFLSVSLVVGVSVALSGPIGFVGLMCPHICRRITGSAHRELTVACALFGGAFLVLCDTAARLLWSPAEIPVGIITSCLGSIFFLWLLIKGGR
- the cbiR gene encoding cobamide remodeling phosphodiesterase CbiR — encoded protein: MRRLRFPGVRLGGTSWVVEGSFADNLRELSRETQDMQFVLFDSQYGSNIPSKEEVARLAELKEELGMSCIVHFPHDICLSPEAAERRRCEDSCLRMMELFAPLAPFAWILHLDGEQYGAYPSADMEGWLEKTRRSVERLAAAARDKSEICAETLDYNFRFVYPLVVEQGLSVCLDIGHLVRYGHPVLEQMESYLPRTRVIHIHGVKPDGTDHQDMSWFDPTLFREVIKRLGADGRERVMTLEVFEDNYEKSLAAIEKMMGA
- a CDS encoding MotA/TolQ/ExbB proton channel family protein, translating into MLDYMNQGGSIMWIIGALSLIAAAIAVERIIFFHKAATDPEKLEAAFGKAVAEGDVKEAWRVAESSDSSMNRLFKVSLAHWNIGTEDMKLLTEQQIRREIYRWEKHIYILEMIGKIAPLLGLLGTVLGMVEMFQSLHLGGQISAAAVTGGIWKALFTTVAGLTVAIPTIFVCGLLNSRIDSEDETLRRGADFLLREHIAAGGGKDGGTQK
- a CDS encoding biopolymer transporter ExbD, giving the protein MAGRRNRRHAEIDITPLIDVLFMLIIFFVLTASFVQGKLDVQLPSGEGSSADMQGAVFVTVAANRKIFWNGREVTREELKKLASAANGREMLVAGDEKVPYGEVAALLSLLRKEGITSAGLMLSGEGAQ
- a CDS encoding TonB family protein, whose protein sequence is MTFLSGERGRWAAALLISLLLHCALIFIFGGAKAEKKPEPVMNVKLVFAPAAAGNKGGGSGGGKTVEKKVPQPKKEQAVKPVSKQPTVKKKKEAPIKEISARPAENKETAANAPAETAAATDGAEEGNGTDGGSGTGGGGTGAGSGSGEEGGIADVNSLEVTHKVLPDYPAFSRKRKEEGTAVIIAAVENGRVQSVEIEKTSGYDRLDNSALRAVRGWRFRHEGRIRVRIPFVFKIR
- a CDS encoding type II toxin-antitoxin system RelE/ParE family toxin, coding for MACRLLIAEDAEDDIDGIIGYMVNYLQSPAAASSFISKLEACYGKVLSNPRLYPLCEDVFLSSKGYRKAAVDNYIVLYRLYGDDTAIILRVFYGRHSYADII
- a CDS encoding type II toxin-antitoxin system Phd/YefM family antitoxin; the protein is MPRIIPISELKKTSEISEMCKSASEPIFITKNGYGDMVIMSVETYEKYDYMSMVYRKISEAEKSIAEGRVKEALKSLDAARSKYGL
- a CDS encoding MotA/TolQ/ExbB proton channel family protein, with the protein product MNETEVKMSGFPPVSFEEFSVPTREEWYNEAVAALKGAPFDKRMFTPTYEGITLELLTEQQIRREIYRWEKHIYILEMIGKIAPLLGLLGTVLGMVEMFQSLHLGGQISAAAVTGGIWKALFTTVAGLTVAIPTIFVCGLLNSRIDSEDETLRRGADFLLREHIAAGGGKDGGTQK